One part of the Vanessa cardui chromosome 2, ilVanCard2.1, whole genome shotgun sequence genome encodes these proteins:
- the LOC124539829 gene encoding myotubularin-related protein 2 — protein MDKHNSSELLNSDFSLSKNASSDSLDSDSKSSSLNSKHGQDSTHVLGDIQLLDGEKVMGVARDVTYLCPYSGPSRGVLKVTNYQLHFRPTEPTSLQTTLSVPLGVVSRIEKVGGASSKGENSYGIEVFCKDMRNLRFAHKQENHSRRGIFEKLQQLAFPLSHRQPIFAYSYSESFPEDGWNVYEPIAELRRMGVNNDMWRITRINDKYEICDSYPAVWAVPTAANDDLLRSVAAFRSRGRIPVLAWIHPSSQATITRCSQPLVGVSGKRSREDERYIQLIMDANAQAHKLFIMDARPSANAIANKAKGGGYESEDAYQNAELVFLDIHNIHVMRESLRKLKELCFPQIDQTRWFSGIEASCWLKHIKCILAGAVRIVDKVENHKTSVLVHCSDGWDRTAQLTALAMLMLDPYYRTLRGFQVLIEKEWLSFGHKFQLRIGHGDERHSDADRSPVFVQWVDCVWQLQQQFPTAFEFTERLLIAIVDHLYSCRFGTFLFNTERERFREEVKTKTVSLWSYINSRQNLYLNPLYWGPSSFSPNTPPSQFSRPQMVLVPVASLRIIKLWKALYCRWNPTMRQQDPIYQRTRELVALRAQLEAAAGAAAGDHAARQLRRGLTPPRVASPHHA, from the exons ATGGATAAACACAACAGTTCAGAACTGTTAAATTCAGATTTTTCTCTTTCTAAAAATGCTAGTTCCGATTCATTGGATTCGGACTCCAAATCAAGTTCATTGAATTCTAAACACGGACAAGATTCC ACTCATGTCTTAGGAGACATACAGTTGTTGGATGGAGAAAAGGTGATGGGTGTGGCAAGAGATGTGACCTACCTGTGTCCCTACAGTGGTCCATCCCGGGGTGTTCTCAAAGTTACAAATTACCAGCTGCACTTTAGGCCTACAGAGCCAACATCGCTGCAGACAACTCTCAGTGTACCCCTTGGAGTT GTTTCTCGTATTGAAAAAGTAGGTGGAGCATCATCTAAAGGTGAAAATTCATATGGTATCGAAGTATTTTGTAAA GATATGCGTAATTTACGTTTTGCACACAAACAAGAGAACCACTCTCGTCGTGGTATATTTGAGAAATTGCAGCAACTTGCATTTCCTCTGTCACACAGACAACCAATATTTGCTTATAGCTATTCAGAGAGTTTTCCAGAGGATGGGTGGAATGTGTATGAACCAATCGCTGAATTGAGAAGAATG GGTGTTAACAATGACATGTGGCGAATAACTCGTATAAATGACAAGTATGAGATATGCGATAGCTATCCAGCAGTATGGGCAGTACCAACCGCTGCTAATGATGACTTACTCCGGTCGGTAGCGGCGTTCCGCTCCAGAGGACGTATTCCAGTGTTAGCTTGGATACATCCAAGCTCACAAGCCACTATCACCAGATGTAGTCAGCCTCTTGTTGGG GTGAGCGGTAAACGTAGTAGAGAAGATGAAAGGTACATCCAATTGATTATGGACGCCAATGCGCAGGCgcataaattgtttattatggATGCAAGGCCAAGTGCGAATGCAATCGCTAACAAGGCTAAAGGCGGCGG ATATGAATCAGAAGATGCGTATCAAAATGCAGAACTTGTGTTCCTCGACATACACAACATTCACGTGATGAGGGAGAGCTTGAGGAAGCTGAAGGAACTTTGCTTCCCACAAATTGATCAAACAAG gTGGTTCAGCGGTATCGAAGCGAGTTGCTGGCTGAAACATATCAAATGCATTCTGGCGGGAGCGGTGCGCATTGTTGATAAG GTGGAGAATCACAAAACGTCAGTACTAGTTCACTGTTCTGATGGCTGGGACCGCACGGCGCAGCTGACGGCGCTGGCCATGCTAATGCTCGACCCGTACTACCGAACGCTTAGGGGCTTCCAAGTGCTCATCGAAAAGGAATGGCTCTCTTTTGGCCATAAATTCCAACTT CGCATCGGGCACGGCGACGAGCGGCACTCGGACGCGGACCGCTCGCCGGTGTTCGTGCAGTGGGTGGACTGCGTGTGGCAGCTGCAGCAGCAGTTCCCGACCGCGTTCGAGTTCACGGAGCGCCTTCTCATCGCGATCGTCGACCACCTCTACTCGTGCCGATTCGGGACATTCCTCTTCAACACCGAGCGCGAGAGGTTTAGGGAAG AAGTCAAAACAAAGACTGTATCGCTATGGTCTTACATCAACAGTCGCCAGAATCTGTACCTCAATCCATTGTACTGGGGTCCCTCATCGTTCAGTCCAAATACGCCTCCGTCACAGTTCTCGAGGCCACAGATGGTGCTGGTTCCGGTTGCCTCACTGAGAATCATTAAACTTTGGAAGGCCCTGTATTGTAGATGGAATCCGACTATGCGGCAACAG GACCCCATCTACCAGCGCACGCGCGAGCTGGTGGCGCTGCGCGCGCAGCTGgaggcggcggcgggcgcggcggcgggcgaCCACGCGGCGCGCCAGCTGCGGCGCGGCCTCACGCCGCCGCGCGTCGCCAGCCCGCACCACGCCTAG
- the LOC124539969 gene encoding dynein regulatory complex subunit 5-like: MNCQRVKYILRGLMDNKKIETLDFSHCKIGDDGASSIAKFISKKDKLRNLILADNIFGPVGIENISHVLNHTSCGIRTLDLRLNNRLGSEGIAHVAVALARGCNLTTLNISGCGIKSTPLQKPPAGVWSATNAENPPTCGDLLARAIGLVKTPLRSLDISVNDIGSPSDSILSNAIALSYLIDINLKRSGMGSMAMAIAESAAAAQRLRRESEKGIRFRRSAGRLVQARRVVKGMNIEADPLLLAQQLSARPSIVSVASEEGIFSMQTQPLPIDFGFVPSLKSPLPSSHNSSITGPPTSRRSSHHVILEPVQEILRATLVRRRSDGSLLQPRGNTSERHIKIYVSNDTSEK; the protein is encoded by the exons ATGAATTGCCAAagagtaaaatatattcttcgTGGATTAAtggataacaaaaaaattgaaaccTTAGATTTCAGTCATTGCAAAATTGGTGATGATGGTGCATCGTCCATtgctaaatttatttcaaaaaaagacaaattacgAAATCTTATTTTAGCTGACAACATATTTg gTCCAGTCGGAATTGAAAACATATCACACGTTCTTAATCATACAAGTTGTGGCATACGAACGTTAGATTTAAGATTGAACAATAGACTCGGTTCAGAAGGAATTGCCCATGTGGCAGTTGCATTAGCAAGAGGATGCAACTTAACAac cttAAATATTTCAGGTTGTGGGATAAAATCAACACCATTACAAAAACCTCCAGCTGGTGTATGGTCAGCTACGAATGCTGAAAATCCACCAACATGTGGAGATCTTTTGGCAAGAGCAATAGGTTTAGTAAAAACTCCCTTAAGAAGTCTAGATATTAGCGTAAATGATATTGGATCG CCCAGTGATAGCATTTTATCGAATGCAATTGCTCTAAGTTATTTAATTGACATAAACTTAAAAAGATCTGGAATGGGGTCAATGGCTATGGCAATTGCCGAATCAGCTGCAGCTGCCCAAAGATTGAGAAGAGAATCTGAAAAAGGTATAAGATTTAGAAGAAGCGCAGGTAGATTAGTGCAGGCAAGGCGAGTTGTTAAGGGCATGAATATTG AAGCAGACCCGCTATTGTTAGCCCAACAGTTGTCAGCAAGACCTTCAATCGTATCTGTTGCATCTGAGGAAGGAATTTTCAGTATGCAAACACAGCCTCTACCTATTGATTTTGGTTTTGTTCCTTCTTTaaag AGTCCATTACCATCTTCACATAATTCATCTATTACCGGTCCGCCAACATCCAGGAGATCAAGTCATCACGTCATATTAGAGCCTGTTCAG gaaatCTTACGAGCTACGCTAGTACGTCGCCGATCTGATGGCTCTCTTCTTCAACCACGCGGTAATACTTCCGAACgacacattaaaatatatgtttcaaatGATACTTCCGAAAAGTAA